From Halococcus agarilyticus, the proteins below share one genomic window:
- a CDS encoding NAD-dependent epimerase/dehydratase family protein, whose protein sequence is MNVLVTGAYGRCGTAIIDYLHGLSDYHFTFLNRSDRPADHRYGEFDTYVADITNYEAIRPVFDGQDAVVHLAAYPYVDGDWTDVFEPNVTGMYNVLEATREAEIESFVFGSTNHVQGMYEEEYAPELYQTDYPLRIDHTDPVRPDSFYGATKSFGEDLGRYYVESNEWPTRFYALRICSVLGDGSDTPYAPAEERVESGDLSRDSEEYQQLVMRMKAMWQSRRDFAHLIDCCLSDNDVTYGIFNGVSDNDRRWFSIQNVRNRLGYRPQDNGEECDRPSTPADDGQS, encoded by the coding sequence ATGAACGTCCTCGTCACCGGTGCATACGGACGGTGTGGTACCGCGATAATCGACTATCTGCATGGACTGTCGGACTACCACTTCACGTTCTTGAATCGCTCCGATCGACCGGCAGACCATCGGTACGGAGAGTTCGATACGTACGTCGCCGACATCACGAACTACGAGGCGATCCGACCCGTGTTTGACGGGCAAGACGCCGTCGTCCACCTCGCAGCCTACCCCTATGTCGACGGCGATTGGACGGATGTCTTCGAACCGAACGTCACCGGGATGTACAACGTGCTCGAAGCGACACGGGAAGCTGAGATCGAATCGTTCGTATTCGGATCGACAAATCACGTACAGGGAATGTACGAAGAAGAATACGCGCCGGAACTGTATCAGACAGACTACCCTCTCAGGATCGACCACACAGACCCTGTCCGACCTGATTCGTTCTACGGGGCGACAAAATCTTTCGGCGAGGATCTCGGCCGATACTACGTCGAATCGAATGAGTGGCCCACACGGTTCTACGCCCTCCGGATCTGTTCGGTGCTCGGCGACGGGTCCGATACTCCCTATGCTCCCGCTGAGGAGCGAGTCGAATCCGGCGATCTCAGCCGCGATAGTGAGGAGTATCAACAACTGGTCATGCGAATGAAGGCTATGTGGCAATCCCGCCGTGATTTTGCCCACCTCATCGACTGCTGCCTCAGCGACAACGATGTTACGTACGGTATCTTCAATGGGGTCAGCGATAACGACCGTCGGTGGTTTTCGATCCAGAACGTCCGCAACCGACTCGGATACCGACCACAGGACAACGGCGAGGAATGCGATCGGCCATCGACTCCAGCCGATGACGGTCAGTCATAA
- a CDS encoding mandelate racemase/muconate lactonizing enzyme family protein, protein MEVRSIDAIPLEHSLETGRKFGGTRGQTGTRTTALVRVETADGTVGWGEAFAPPRSVATLVKETIADSIVGAEPIVAESLAERVYTGDIGGYHFGRGGFAQAALSGVEIALWDLRGKEQGAPVHELLGGERTESLVPYASTMYITEWGEDPAEPMAAAVDEEFAAAKIKIGRGIEDDVHRTATAREHLGDEAHLMVDYNGNYTPAQAIRSIQALSEYDITWAEEPVPPENYSGYREIQRHVDTPLAAGEAHFGRFEFKRLVDERCVDVIQPNLGRCGGFAEARFLAKLATTENVAVRPHVWNSAVGTTAAVQFAASLSTYPHNPDTVPEPVLFEFDRSENPLREELLVDPLDPTGGSLEVPQEPGLGVTVDENAVEQYRVD, encoded by the coding sequence ATGGAGGTCAGATCGATCGACGCGATCCCGCTGGAACACTCGCTCGAAACGGGTCGCAAGTTCGGTGGCACGCGCGGGCAGACCGGCACACGAACGACCGCTCTCGTCCGCGTCGAAACCGCGGACGGAACGGTAGGCTGGGGGGAAGCGTTCGCCCCACCGCGTTCCGTTGCAACGCTGGTTAAAGAGACGATCGCCGATTCGATCGTTGGCGCGGAGCCGATCGTCGCCGAGTCGCTCGCCGAGCGAGTGTACACCGGGGACATCGGTGGCTATCACTTCGGCCGCGGTGGGTTCGCTCAGGCCGCACTCAGTGGCGTCGAGATTGCACTCTGGGACCTGCGCGGCAAGGAACAGGGGGCTCCGGTTCACGAACTCCTTGGGGGAGAGCGGACTGAGTCGCTAGTGCCCTACGCCTCGACTATGTACATCACCGAGTGGGGCGAAGACCCCGCGGAGCCGATGGCAGCGGCCGTCGACGAGGAGTTTGCCGCGGCGAAGATCAAGATCGGACGGGGCATCGAAGACGACGTCCATCGAACCGCGACCGCGCGCGAGCACCTCGGCGACGAAGCCCACCTGATGGTGGATTACAACGGCAACTACACGCCGGCGCAGGCGATCCGATCGATCCAAGCCCTTTCGGAGTACGACATCACGTGGGCCGAGGAGCCGGTGCCTCCGGAGAACTACTCGGGGTACCGCGAGATCCAGCGCCACGTCGACACGCCGCTCGCTGCGGGCGAGGCCCACTTCGGCCGGTTCGAGTTCAAGCGCCTTGTGGACGAGCGGTGTGTCGACGTGATCCAGCCCAACCTCGGCCGGTGTGGCGGGTTCGCCGAGGCGCGCTTTCTCGCCAAACTGGCGACCACCGAGAACGTCGCCGTCCGGCCACACGTCTGGAACAGCGCCGTCGGGACGACTGCGGCCGTCCAGTTCGCGGCCAGCCTCTCGACGTACCCACACAACCCCGATACCGTGCCCGAACCGGTGTTGTTCGAGTTCGACCGGAGCGAGAATCCCCTTCGGGAGGAGCTGCTCGTGGACCCGCTCGACCCGACCGGTGGGTCCCTGGAGGTCCCACAGGAACCCGGACTCGGCGTGACCGTCGACGAGAACGCCGTCGAGCAGTATCGGGTCGACTAA
- a CDS encoding mandelate racemase/muconate lactonizing enzyme family protein encodes MRITDVQGHALSSPIDPPQERRFHGGSRRLRKRDVVLVVVETADGRQGFATAGASSSAMREFFEDDSLGTFGEVVNGPVADALVGETIEEIPAAHARLRKTDLPARLQREAISAIDVALYDLRGKELGAPVHELLAEEYGTQSTTHLPLYASAGMYMEPEGYVDQALVLEDLGFTGYKYRPGIGPARDREVVKRLADALTDMAFMLDSHTWWKLRESYDPETVRELVAYAADHGAHWVEEPVEPDDYEGYVELAETGAALAGGESEPSFAGLIDLAETGAVDFLQGDVRHHEGFSGCQEAIEHCRGRDMEFVPHNFGTWLGLVANAHLVAAAPEVSLLEYPVFENDPALAADPDPGMYPFDLAFDLLDGEPEITDGRLAVPEGPGLGIDVNLDVVEEYPFVEGAWTEFRYDKA; translated from the coding sequence ATGCGGATCACTGACGTGCAGGGACACGCACTCTCTTCGCCAATCGACCCGCCCCAGGAGCGACGGTTCCACGGGGGCTCGCGCCGGCTACGAAAACGCGACGTCGTACTGGTCGTCGTCGAGACGGCAGATGGACGCCAGGGGTTCGCCACGGCGGGCGCAAGCAGTTCCGCGATGCGAGAGTTCTTCGAGGACGATTCTCTAGGGACTTTCGGAGAGGTCGTGAACGGTCCGGTCGCCGACGCGCTCGTCGGCGAAACGATCGAGGAAATCCCGGCGGCCCACGCTCGTCTCCGCAAGACCGACCTCCCGGCCCGGCTCCAGCGCGAAGCCATTTCGGCGATCGACGTGGCGCTCTATGATCTTCGGGGCAAGGAACTTGGCGCGCCGGTCCATGAGTTGCTCGCCGAGGAGTACGGTACCCAATCGACCACCCATCTCCCGCTGTACGCCAGCGCGGGGATGTATATGGAGCCCGAAGGCTACGTCGACCAGGCCTTGGTTCTCGAGGACCTCGGTTTCACCGGCTACAAGTATCGACCGGGAATCGGTCCCGCTCGCGACCGCGAGGTCGTCAAGCGATTGGCCGATGCGCTCACCGACATGGCGTTCATGCTGGACTCGCACACGTGGTGGAAGCTCCGTGAGAGCTACGACCCTGAAACCGTACGCGAATTGGTCGCTTACGCCGCTGACCACGGGGCCCACTGGGTCGAAGAGCCTGTCGAACCCGACGACTACGAGGGGTACGTCGAACTGGCCGAGACCGGTGCGGCCCTCGCCGGCGGCGAGAGTGAACCCTCGTTCGCGGGCCTGATCGATCTGGCCGAGACCGGCGCGGTGGATTTCCTGCAGGGCGACGTGCGCCACCACGAGGGCTTCTCGGGTTGTCAGGAGGCCATCGAGCACTGCCGAGGCCGCGACATGGAGTTCGTCCCGCACAACTTCGGGACGTGGCTCGGCCTCGTGGCGAACGCCCACCTCGTCGCGGCTGCCCCCGAGGTCTCGCTGCTGGAGTACCCCGTGTTCGAGAACGATCCCGCGCTTGCGGCCGATCCCGATCCCGGAATGTACCCCTTCGACCTCGCGTTCGACTTGCTCGATGGAGAGCCGGAGATCACCGACGGCCGCCTCGCCGTCCCCGAGGGGCCTGGTCTCGGCATCGACGTCAATCTCGACGTCGTGGAGGAGTATCCGTTCGTGGAGGGTGCGTGGACAGAGTTCCGGTACGACAAGGCGTGA